The nucleotide window cttctggctgtgccgggtggagattataacagaacatggtcaagatgttcaaatgttcataaatgaccagcatggtgaaataataataatcacagtagttgtcgagggtgcaacaagtcagaacctcaggagtaaatgtcagttggcttttcatagccaatcatttagagtatctctaccgctcctgctgtctctagaaagttgaaaacaacaggtctgggacaggtagcacgtccggacAGCTCAGGGTTCCAaatccgcaggcagaacagttgaaactggagcagcagcacggccaggtggactggggacagcaaggagtcatcatgccaggtagtcctgaggcatggtcctatggctcaggtcctccgagagagagaaagaaagagagaattagagagagcatacttaaattcacacaggacaccggataagacaggagaagtacttcagatataacagactgaccctagccccccgacacataaacccgacacataaactactgcagcataaatactggaagctgagacaggaggggtcaggagacactgtggccccatccgatgatacccccggacagggccaaacaggcaggatataaccccacccactttaccaaagcacagcccccacaccactagagggatattttcaaccaccaacttaccatcctgagacaaggcccgagtatagcccacaaagatctccgccacggcacaacccaagggggggctccaacacagacaggaagaccacatcagtgactcaacccactcaagtgacgcactcctcctagggacggcatggaagagcaccagtaagccagtgactcagcccctgtaatagggttagaggcagagaatcccagtggagagaggggaaccggccaggcagagacagcaagggcggttcgttgctccagagcctttccgttcaccttcacactcctgggccagactacactcaatcatatgacccactgaagagatgagtcttcagtaaagacttaaaggttgagaccgagtctgcgtctctcacatgggtaggcagaccattctataaaaattgagctctataggagaaagccctgcctccagctgtttgcttagaaattctagggacaattaggaggcctgcgtcttgtgaccgtagcgtacgggtaggtatgtacggcagggccaaatcggaaagataagttggagcaagcccatgtattgctttgtaggttagcagtaaaaccttgaaatcagcccttgccttaacaggaagccagtgtagggaggctagcactggagtaatatgatcaacatttttggttctagtcaggattctagcagccgtatttagcactaactgaagtttatttagtgctttatccgggtagccggaaagtagagcattgcagtagtctaacctagacgtaacaaaagcatggattaatttttctgcatcatttttggaaaaagtttctgatttttgcaatgttacgtagatggaaaaaagctgtccttgaaacagtcttgatatgttcgtcaaaagagagatcaaggTCCAGAGcgacgccgaggtccttcacagttttatttgagacgactgtacaaccatcaagatgaattgtcagattcaacagaagatctctttgtttcttgggacctagaacaagcatctctgttttgtccgagtttaaaagtagaaggtTTGCAGCcgtccacttccttatgtctgaaacacaggcttctagcgagggcaattttggggcttcaccatgtttcattgaaatgtacagctgtgtgtcatccgcatagcagggAAAGTTAActttatgttttcgaatgacatccccaagaggtaaaatatatagtgaaaacaatagtggtcctaaaacgaaaccttgaggaacaccgaaatttacagttgatttgtcagaggacaaaccattcacagagacaaactgatatctttccgacagataagatctaaaccaggccagaacttgtccatgtagaccaatttgggtttccaatctctccaaaagaatgtggtgatcgatggtatcaaaagcagcactaaggtctatgagcacgaggacagatgcagagcctcggtctgacgccattaaaaggtcatttaccaacttcacaagtgcagtctcagtgctatgatggggtctaaaaccagactgaagcatttcgtatacattgtttgtcttcaggaaggcagtgagttgctgcgcaacagctttttcaaacatttttgagaggaatggaagattcgatataggcctgtagtttttttaattttctgagtcaaggtttggctttttcaagagaggctttattactgccacttttagtgagtttggtacacatccggtggatagagagccatttattatgttcaacataggagggccaagcacaggaagcaactctttcagtagtttagttagaatagggtccagtatgcagcttgaaggtttagaggccatgattattttcatcactgtgtcaagagatatagtactaaaacacttgagtgtctctcttgatcctaggtcctggcagagttgtgcagactcaggacaactgagctttggaggaatacgcagatttaaagaggagtccgtaatttactttctaatgatcatgatcttttcctcaaagaagttcatgaatttattactgctgaagtgaaagccatcctctcttggggaatgctgctttttagttagctttgcgacagtatcaaaaataaattttgtattgttcttattttcctcaatttaAGTTGgcaaaataggatgatcgagcagcagtgagggctcttcgagactgcacggtactgtctttccaagctagtcggaggacttccagtttggtgtggcgccatttccgttccaattttctggaagcttgcttcagagctcaggtattttctgtataccagggagctagtttcttatgacaaatgttttttgtttttaggggtgcaactgcatctagggtattgcgcaaggttaaattgagttcctcaggtggttaactgatttttgtcctctgacgtccttgggtaggcagagggagtgggcagagggagtctggacaaaacccactgagtcgatgatggctccgaaagcttTTCCATGTGAaaattaaaatcaccaaaaatttgaatattatctgctatgactacaaggtccgataggaattcagggaactcagtgaggaacgctatatatggcccaggaggcctgtaaacagtagctataaaaagtgattgagtaggctgcatagatttcatgactagaagctcaaaagacgaaaacgtcattttatttttggtaaattgaaatttgctatcgtaaatgttagcaacacctccgcctttgcgggatgcacgggggatatggttactagtgtaaccaggaggtgaggcctcatttaacacagtaaattcatcaggcttaagccatgtttcagtcaggccaatcgcatcaagattatgatcagtgattagttcattgactataactgcctttgaagtgaggaatctaacattaagtagccctattttgagatgtatcacgatctctttcaataatgtcaggaatggaggaggtctttattctagtgagattgccaaggcgaacaccgccatgtttagttttgcccaacctaggtcgaggcacagacacggtttcaatggggatagctgagctgactacactgactgtgctagtggcagactccactgatctggcaggctggctaacagcctgctgcctggcctgcaccctatttcattgtggagctagaggagttagagccctgtctatgttggtagataagatgagagcacccctccagctaggatggagtccgtcactcctcagcaggccaggcttggtcctgtttgtgggtgagtcccagaaagagggccaattatctacaaattctatcttttgggaggggcagaaaacagttttcaaccagcgattgagttgtgagactctgctgtagagctcatcactccccctaactgggagggggccagagacaattactcgatgccgacacatctttctagctgatttacacgctgaagctatgttgcgcttggtgacctctgactgtttcatcctaacatcgttggtgccgacgtggataacaatatctctatattctctacactcgccagttttagccttagccagcaccatcttcttcactgacgagtcacggttttgtctcaccagaggtgatggtcggattcgcgtttattgtcgaaggactgctcgttacaccgaggcctttactctggagcgggattgatttggaggtggagggtctggtgtgtcacaccatcatcggactgagcttgttgtcattgcaggcaatctcaacgctgtgcgttacagggaagacatcctcctccctcatgtggtacccttcctgcaggctcatcctgacatgaccctccagcatgacaatgccaccagccatactgctcgttctgtgtgcgatttcctgcaagacaggaatgtcagtgttctgccatggccaacgaagagcccggatctcaatcccattgagcacgtctgggatctgttggatcggagggtgagggctagggccaatccccccagaaatgtctggaaatttgcaggtgccttggtggaagagtggggtaacatctcacagcaagaactggcaaatctggtgcagtccatgaggaggagatacactgcagtacttaatgcagctggtggccacaccagatactgactgctacttttgattttgaccccccccccccccccccctttgttcagggacacattattcaatttctgttagtcacatgtctgtggaacttgttcagtttatgtcttatgttcatacaaatatttacacatgttaagtttgctgaaataaacgcagttgacattgagaggacgtttctttttttgctgagtttagtaaccCTGTCCTCTTGTTGGGTCAGACTCCTGCCTGGCTGGAACAGATGATCGCCCACACCACCTGGAGAGACCTTTTCTACAAGCTGGCCGAGGCCCACCCTGACTGTCTGATGCTCAACTTCACTGTCAAGGTACTGATGATCACCCAGCAGTTAATAACTAATGTCGTTATGGGTCAAACAGTGTCATGTTCCTCCTCTCCTTGCTGATTTTTGTGTGTGTCTTCAGCTCATCTCAGACGCGGGCTACCAGGGGGAGATCACCAGTGTGTCCACGGCGTGCCAGCAGCTGGAGGTGTTCTCCAGGGTCCTGAGAACCTCTCTGGCCACACTgctggatggaggagaggacaacCTGGAGAAGAACCTGCCAGAGTTCGCTGTGAGTCTCtaatcaggtcccccctgtccatattCATTAGGATCTATAAGGCAAGACTGATTCtagagatcagcactcctactctgagacgctttatgattACTGGCCCTGGTGTTCCCAATAATAAGATCTAGGCATATCTGTCATTCTCACTCAATACAAATCCTTGGTTTGATGATTTTGGAAATGTGATGTATTCAAGGTTTTGAATAATTTGAAAGTGGTACTTCAATCAGTATTTCACTAACCAATATGTAATTGCAGGACATTGGTAGCACAATGTTGCAGGCTACCTGTCTTTTGGCATGAGTGTCTCTGTTTGTGTGGTTGGTTTGGAGCTGAACTGTTTTCTCCTCCTTTTCTGTGTTCCACAGAAGATGGTGTGTCACGGGGAGCACACTTACCTGTTTGCCCAGGCCATGATGTCCATCATGTCTCAGGAGGAGCAGGGAGGGTCGGCCATGCGCAGGATCGGCCAGGAAGTACAGAAGTCTGCACATCAGAGGTATCTTGCCCTCTACACTATTTTGCCAGCATTGACTTACTTGACAAGCTTTTGGCTCCTATAAGGAGCATAGGCTGTTCATGCATGTCCTCCATCTTGGCAGCATTAGATATGATTGAAGGAAATgcatttaatttatttaaattgattcCTCCGTTTTGTGAAAGGATGGTTGTATTATCTGTAAAATCCAGTGTTACAATAAGCGTGAACATTGAGTGAGCAGCTTTGTGGAAAAGGCAGTCTAATGAAGTTATGCTCTCAACTGAATGGGTATAGTACTGTTGTATAGTAGCTAATTTTATTACATGCCATATGTTCCTCCAGGAATAAAGCGGTTTAAGAAAGTGAGCTAATTTGAGTGTTTTACTGTTCCTTGTGCTGTTTCATTTCAGGGGGCATGATGCCAGTCAGATCACCCTAGCATTGGGCACAGCAGCAGCCTACCCTCGAGCTTGCCAGGCCCTGGGCGCAATGCTGTCCAAAGGGGCACTCAACCCTGCTGACATCACTGTGCTCTTCAAGATGTTCAGCAGCATGGACCCGCCTCCCGTAGAGCTGGTTAGTGTGGGGCATCAAGCCAAAAaacctaaagtagtgcactacatagggaataaggtgcaatTTTCCAAGTTAGATGGAGGGATATTTTCACCGGTTTCCTTGCATGTTTGACGTGACAATGACCAATATGAGttagcaagacagcacaaacagatctgggaccaggctagctttACCTGGATGCTAAACTGAGATTTGCTTGTCTTTCAGCTGTTGATATTGTCTTTTGAGAGAATGGTTGAAGTATTTTCTCTTGTGTCTCTTCAGATTCGAGTACCTGCCTTCCTGGACCTGTTTATGCAGTCGCTGTTCAAGCCAGGCTCCAAGATCAACCAGGACCATAAACACAAATACATTCACATCCTGGCCTACGCTGCCAGTGTGGTCGAGACATGGAAAAAGGTACCCGAAACAAAAATGTCCCTGACATAATCCCTCATGCTACTAAGCTTATCAGATGTTCTGTCGTTGCTCATATGcagaattagatttttttttttttaccagtatGTGAAAATGTTTTATCCAATTACATGTGTTTTTTCACCCAAATAAAAACGGCCAGATAACAGTATGGCTCTCTTTTCATCCATCCACAGAACAAGCGAGTGAACATCAACAAGGATGAGCTCAAGTCCACCTCCAAGGCCATTGAGACGGTCCATAACCTGTGTTGCAATGAGAACAAAGGAGCCACAGAACTGGTGGCTGAGCTCAGCACTCTGTACCAGTGCATCCGGTGAGCCCAGCAACCAACTAGCCAACCTAGTGAGCCCATCAATGATCTCCAATATGTAGCTAAAGTCAGAGGATTCCAATAATGTAATTGGTTACCACTGTCGGTTGAGACATCACTGTCCATTTGAAGGTTCCCGGTTGTTGCCATGGGGGTGCTGAAATGGGTTGATTGGACGGTCTCTGAGCCCCGCTACTTCCAGCTCCAGACAGACCACACCCCTGTCCATCTAGCGCTTCTGGATGAGGTAGGAGTTGCACTTTTTCACTGGCTAAGGGAGGATGTTTTAGTTGTGGTATTATGGTTGACTCACAGTACCTATGATATATAAGTCCAAATGACTCTATATAGCACACTACCTTTAcgctatgtgccctggtcaaaagtagggcactatatagggaatagggtgtcatttggaatgggtcaaaagtagtgcactatattataacatagggtgccatttgggacatacacaCACTGTGCCTTTAACTGTCATTCTTGGAATTGTTTTGCAGTTTAAAGACCAATCAGGTGGTAGGGACAGAGATTAAGACCATCATGTTTGTTTTTATTCCCCAGATCAGCACCTGTCACCAGCTCCTGCACCCACAGGTCCTCCAGCTGCTGATCAAGCTATTTGAGACAGAACACTCCCAGCTTGACGTCATGGAGCAGGTGTGTGTTGTGCTTAGGCTTAATCTGGGACCATGCAACCACCCCATAGACTTTCAGTGGATGAGTTCTTAGCTGACTATGAGTGTTGTCCCTTTCAGATGGAGCTGAAGAAGACCCTGTTGGATCGTATGGTCCACCTACTGAGTCGGAGCTACGTGTTGCCTGTGGTCGGATACATCCGCAAGTGCCTGGAGAAGCTCAACACGGACATCTCTCTCATTCGCTACTTCGTAACAGAAGTAAGGCCTGCTGAAACTATTTAAAGTGAAGTGAAAACGTCTAAAGACAATGTTGGTCTAATTTAGTTGCGCTTGAGAAAATGGTAGCTGAAGTGAAAATATGGATATTTGTGTTTGCGCTATCAGGTGTTGGATGTGATTGCCCCGCCATATACTTCAGACTTTGTCCAGCTGTTCCTGCCCATCCTGGAGAACGACAGCATCGCTGGAACCATTCGGACAGAGGGAGAACATGACCCTGTTGCAGAGTTCATAGGTCAATCTCTTATACCATCTTTTTCATGGCCCAAAACTGTCTACATGGTTAAATATTTCCCTTTTGCCCAGTTATAGAAGCTTAAAATATAATTATCATTCTGCTCCGTTTCAGCTCACTGCAAATCCAACTTCATCATGATGAACTGAGAATGACACTGGTTCGGTTTAACTTGACTGAGGATGTAGCGGGAAGACCAGAACCTTTTGGTTATGAGCTGAACGAGGACTGGAACATTGCCAATTGAGGCCGACGGCTGACCACTTGGGTGTTTCACCTGCAACTTTTTATTTTCAAATGTGGTGTAACATGACTTTCAGAATTAGGATGTAGTGTATTATTGCATGTCTGGGAGGTATGTGAAGAACTCGTGCAGCTCCATTCGTTTCACTGTAGTTTCCATTAGTATGAGCTAAAGTTGTGTTGTCCATTTTCTGTTAATATGTATGACTGACTGCTCAAAAGGTTTGGCCTTTTTCATGGTTGCCCTTTTCAATTTGACAAGAATCTTGCATTTATTGAGGTGGTTCAGAAAATGCATCAACTATTACAACAAGTTTCTGTAACAAGCCTGGATTCAAACAAATTGAACTGTGGGAACTGTCATGAAGACAAGTGCAGTGAGATGTCAGTGCATTTGTTTGAAAACTGGCCTTGCTTTCAGAATACTGAAATCATTCAGTTAAATTTGCATACAACAAAAGACAAGTGGCATCAGAATTGATCAAAGCTTCAACATTTACAGCCACAATTAGTTCTTCCTAGCCTTTTGAGCTTAAGCTAATTGTGCATCTAATATCAGCATTTGTACATAATGACTTGTTCAGTAACATTTTGTATAAGAAAAAGATCCGAAAGCACATCAAggcaacatttttttaaataacttccCTTTTCCTGATTTTACAATGTGGAAGTAGCCTGAGATTGTCGTAGATATACAATGCTGCCTATTCTTTGTAACAGCTTCTTTATAAATGCTGCCTATATGCAGAAGTTGGCATTCATGAAAACACATTTTGTAGTGGTTGAAGTCTGGTATTCCAAGCAGGCAAGTTGGTATTTTGTGCAAATGGTGGATGACACGcttattcaacaacaaaaattaaATTGCAAAAATGGATAGGTATACATTTAGTTTTTTGGAATCTAAAATAATTAGGAAATTATTTCCTATTTTATTTTCAtaaccattgcagaataaattcctccCCTTTTCTGGATGCTAGCCATTCAACAAATTACCATGCACATCTAATTTAAAATGGGCCTAGTAAATATATAGTCCATGCAATCCCATAGGCAGTGCGGTTTATAAGATAGTCTTTTACATTGAAGTATGTTTGGAACTGTCAGTAGCTTACCATAAATTGTTTGAGACTAGACAACGTTTCCGATTTCACGGGAAGTCCAGCATATTTAGGTTGGGGGGGGTAAAGTCTATGCAAAACATTGA belongs to Salvelinus namaycush isolate Seneca chromosome 20, SaNama_1.0, whole genome shotgun sequence and includes:
- the LOC120065245 gene encoding negative elongation factor D-like isoform X1, giving the protein MDEEYYERNIGDWDGPDGNQDDYVEGENDGKVQEDCLQKFSSRDYIMEPAVFNTLKTYFQAGGSPEHVIQLLSENYSAVAQTVNLLAEWLIQMGVEPAQVQERVENHLKSLLIKHFDPQKADSIFTVEGETPAWLEQMIAHTTWRDLFYKLAEAHPDCLMLNFTVKLISDAGYQGEITSVSTACQQLEVFSRVLRTSLATLLDGGEDNLEKNLPEFAKMVCHGEHTYLFAQAMMSIMSQEEQGGSAMRRIGQEVQKSAHQRGHDASQITLALGTAAAYPRACQALGAMLSKGALNPADITVLFKMFSSMDPPPVELIRVPAFLDLFMQSLFKPGSKINQDHKHKYIHILAYAASVVETWKKNKRVNINKDELKSTSKAIETVHNLCCNENKGATELVAELSTLYQCIRFPVVAMGVLKWVDWTVSEPRYFQLQTDHTPVHLALLDEISTCHQLLHPQVLQLLIKLFETEHSQLDVMEQMELKKTLLDRMVHLLSRSYVLPVVGYIRKCLEKLNTDISLIRYFVTEVLDVIAPPYTSDFVQLFLPILENDSIAGTIRTEGEHDPVAEFIAHCKSNFIMMN
- the LOC120065245 gene encoding negative elongation factor D-like isoform X2, yielding MVRMAIYFQAGGSPEHVIQLLSENYSAVAQTVNLLAEWLIQMGVEPAQVQERVENHLKSLLIKHFDPQKADSIFTVEGETPAWLEQMIAHTTWRDLFYKLAEAHPDCLMLNFTVKLISDAGYQGEITSVSTACQQLEVFSRVLRTSLATLLDGGEDNLEKNLPEFAKMVCHGEHTYLFAQAMMSIMSQEEQGGSAMRRIGQEVQKSAHQRGHDASQITLALGTAAAYPRACQALGAMLSKGALNPADITVLFKMFSSMDPPPVELIRVPAFLDLFMQSLFKPGSKINQDHKHKYIHILAYAASVVETWKKNKRVNINKDELKSTSKAIETVHNLCCNENKGATELVAELSTLYQCIRFPVVAMGVLKWVDWTVSEPRYFQLQTDHTPVHLALLDEISTCHQLLHPQVLQLLIKLFETEHSQLDVMEQMELKKTLLDRMVHLLSRSYVLPVVGYIRKCLEKLNTDISLIRYFVTEVLDVIAPPYTSDFVQLFLPILENDSIAGTIRTEGEHDPVAEFIAHCKSNFIMMN